A single region of the Thermococcus zilligii AN1 genome encodes:
- a CDS encoding ABC transporter ATP-binding protein codes for ALGRAIVRRPQVFLMDEPLSNLDAKLRVKMRAELKKLQRQLGVTTIYVTHDQVEAMTMGDRVAIINAGELQQVGTPDEVYDRPANTFVGGFIGSPPMNFLDATVTEDGFVDFGPFRLRLLPDQVEVLGEKGYLGREVIFGIRPEDIYDAFFAQVKIPGENMVRAMVEIIENLGGEKIVHLSVEDVVFTGKFPAESRVQEGQEVDVVFDMNKIHIFDKGSGKAVF; via the coding sequence TTGCCCTTGGGAGGGCCATCGTCAGGAGGCCCCAGGTGTTCCTCATGGACGAGCCGCTCTCAAACCTGGACGCGAAGCTCAGGGTGAAGATGCGTGCCGAGCTCAAAAAACTCCAGAGGCAGCTTGGGGTCACTACAATCTACGTCACCCACGACCAGGTTGAGGCGATGACGATGGGTGACAGGGTGGCGATCATAAACGCCGGGGAACTCCAGCAGGTTGGGACGCCGGATGAGGTCTACGACAGGCCGGCTAATACCTTCGTGGGGGGATTCATCGGTTCGCCGCCCATGAACTTCCTCGATGCAACCGTCACAGAAGACGGCTTCGTGGACTTCGGCCCCTTCAGGCTCAGGCTCCTGCCTGACCAGGTTGAGGTGCTGGGGGAGAAGGGCTACCTTGGGAGGGAGGTTATCTTTGGCATTCGCCCGGAGGATATCTACGACGCCTTCTTTGCCCAGGTGAAGATTCCGGGGGAGAACATGGTCAGGGCCATGGTGGAGATAATTGAGAACCTGGGTGGGGAGAAGATAGTTCACCTGAGCGTTGAGGACGTTGTCTTCACCGGCAAGTTCCCGGCGGAGTCGAGGGTTCAGGAAGGCCAGGA